A window from Argopecten irradians isolate NY chromosome 3, Ai_NY, whole genome shotgun sequence encodes these proteins:
- the LOC138319092 gene encoding protein-cysteine N-palmitoyltransferase HHAT-like isoform X3 — protein MGKKKKVIKEPSKEDHSGIPTLPVWELGFYLLVHVSVVTYICACVYWASIEHDGLLNIFDFEDGWKMIGRDKDISNYEWHFFYAYFWRISPWYVGHMALARICDLNFLHYKKPLLTAYSLASLSFLMGWPVITLFLGHCALLYTTSLLQSTSAVWVVSIGLLSTLNFEPFVSWMKALNANDIEGYKIYLLMFTLALLQLRYTSFCLEKVKRSNTTQTNKEERDEVSHISFGYRPLDMLFYVFYFPLFFTGPIMSFTVFSSQLSQPRKPWTWKRVTSLGTDLCRILLWAFVNELILHYFYFNALQHNSTIMQEINLWTMAGIGFCSGQFFMTKYTVMFGFPSIVAKTDDLEPPKGPKCISYIYLYSDMWKYFDRGMYDFMKRYIYVPLGGSRGGITRQFLGSVLCFSFVYYWHGSEYYAFLWTVFNFIGVTVEAIGAKLMTLQKVKDIQEDQRIGQPFSVCCTVVSRWGWRSREGNKFVSI, from the exons ATGGGAAAGAAGAAGAAAGTAATTAAAGAACCAAGCAAAGAGGACCATTCTGGAATTCCTACCCTGCCAGTATGGGAGCTAGGATTCTACCTTCTTGTCCATGTCAGTGTAGTGACTTATATATGTGCCTGTGTCTACTGGGCATCCATAG aacatGATGGACTACTCaacatatttgattttgaagaTGGATGGAAAATGATTGGAAGagataag GATATCTCCAACTATGAGTGGCACTTTTTCTATGCATATTTCTGGAGAATTAGTCCTTGGTATGTTGGACACATGGCCTTGGCAAGAATCTGTGACTTAAACTTTTTACAT TATAAGAAGCCATTGCTGACAGCCTATTCCCTGGCTAGTCTATCCTTCCTGATGGGATGGCCTGTGATTACCCTGTTCCTGGGCCACTGTGCCCTCCTTTACACCACCTCCCTCCTCCAGTCCACCAGTGCTGTGTGGGTCGTTTCCATTGGTCTTCTCTCAACTCTCAACTTTGAACCTTTTGTGTCCTGGATG AAAGCTTTAAATGCAAATGATATTGAAGGATACAAGATCTACTTACTGATGTTCACACTGGCCCTGCTACAGCTTAGATACACAAGCTTCTGTCTGGAgaaggtcaaaaggtcaaataCTACACAGACAAATAAAGAAGAAAGAGATGAGGTGTCACACATTTCATTTGGATACAGACCATTAGACATGTTGTTTTATGTATTCTACTTCCCATTGTTTTTCACTGGACCAATCATGTCTTTCACAGTGTTCTCATCTCAG TTGAGTCAGCCAAGGAAGCCCTGGACGTGGAAGAGAGTTACCTCTCTTGGTACAGACTTGTGTCGTATATTGCTGTGGGCCTTCGTCAATGAACTAATCTTACATTACTTCTACTTCAATGCTCTACAGCACAACTCTACTATAATGCAGGAGATCAATCTATGGACAATGGCTGGTATCGGATTCTGTAGTGGTCAATTCTTCATGACAAAGTACACAGTCATGTTTGGGTTCCCATCTATCGTGGCCAAAACCGATGACCTTGAACCTCCTAAAGGTCCAAAATGTATTtcctatatatacctgtactCCGATATGTGGAA ATATTTTGACCGTGGAATGTATGATTTCATGAAAAG ATATATCTACGTACCACTAGGAGGATCACGCGGAGGTATAACGCGCCAGTTCCTAGGGTCAGTCCTATGTTTCTCGTTTGTGTACTATTGGCACGGGTCAGAGTACTACGCCTTCCTATGGACCGTGTTCAACTTTATAGGGGTCACTGTAGAGGCCATAGGAGCAAAACTGATGACATTACAAAAGGTCAAGGATATTCAG